In one window of Ruminococcus albus AD2013 DNA:
- a CDS encoding IS66 family transposase, which yields MPKIRKKKLYLFLDNPDVEMTNNLAERTVKPYVINRKNFLFSDTEKGAAASAAVMSIIETAKRNELDVYGYLLYLLTVLPKWGADPTETQLKSVMPWSMALPPYCKQTYSEVK from the coding sequence ATGCCCAAAATCAGAAAAAAGAAGCTGTACCTGTTCCTTGACAATCCCGATGTAGAAATGACAAATAATCTAGCCGAAAGAACGGTGAAGCCTTATGTCATCAACCGAAAGAATTTCCTTTTTAGCGACACGGAAAAAGGAGCCGCTGCAAGCGCAGCAGTTATGAGCATCATCGAAACAGCAAAAAGAAATGAGCTTGATGTCTATGGGTATCTGCTCTATCTGCTGACCGTCCTGCCCAAGTGGGGTGCGGATCCAACTGAAACACAGCTTAAATCGGTAATGCCTTGGAGCATGGCACTTCCACCATACTGTAAGCAAACTTACAGTGAGGTAAAGTAA
- a CDS encoding recombinase family protein, which produces MPDNRKYAIYSRKSKFTGKGESIENQIEICRRALKSKYDVVDEDIVEFEDEGFSGGNTKRPKFQEMMERCRNGEFQLVICYRLDRISRNTSDFVNTYEELKEHSVSFRSVSDNIDDTSPMGRAMMMISSVFAQLERDIIAERITDNMHELAKSGRWLGGNPPTGYRSAETVGSKTVDGKIHKARMLEKNPEEAELVRLVFTKFVELRSITKVETYLLNNDFKSKKGNTLSRFAIKTILQNPVYAIADEDTWVYLNEKRYAVVRFTR; this is translated from the coding sequence ATGCCTGATAACAGAAAATACGCAATTTACAGCCGCAAATCCAAATTCACCGGTAAAGGTGAGAGCATTGAAAACCAGATTGAGATATGCAGACGGGCGTTGAAAAGCAAATATGATGTAGTTGATGAGGACATTGTGGAGTTCGAGGATGAGGGCTTTTCGGGTGGCAACACCAAGCGCCCGAAATTTCAGGAGATGATGGAGCGCTGCCGCAATGGTGAGTTTCAGTTGGTTATTTGCTACCGTCTTGACAGGATAAGCCGCAACACATCGGACTTTGTGAACACCTATGAGGAGCTGAAAGAACACAGCGTTAGTTTTCGTTCGGTCAGCGACAACATTGATGATACCTCGCCTATGGGCAGGGCTATGATGATGATAAGCTCGGTTTTTGCACAGCTGGAGCGTGACATTATTGCAGAGAGAATAACCGACAATATGCATGAGCTTGCAAAGTCGGGACGGTGGTTGGGCGGCAATCCGCCAACGGGTTACAGGAGTGCCGAGACCGTAGGCAGTAAGACGGTTGATGGCAAGATACATAAGGCGAGAATGCTGGAGAAAAATCCCGAAGAGGCAGAGCTTGTCAGGCTGGTGTTCACTAAGTTTGTTGAACTGCGTTCTATTACTAAGGTGGAGACCTATCTGCTCAATAATGATTTCAAGTCGAAAAAGGGCAACACGCTTTCGAGGTTTGCCATTAAGACCATTCTGCAAAACCCTGTATATGCCATTGCTGACGAGGATACATGGGTATATTTGAACGAAAAAAGATATGCAGTTGTACGGTTCACACGATGA